The following coding sequences are from one Streptomyces sp. NBC_00536 window:
- a CDS encoding lysophospholipid acyltransferase family protein: protein MAEFVYPPVIGAAHTLFKALDVRIDMKGTENIPRKGGAVLVSNHVGYLDFIFAGLTARPSKRLVRFMAKESVFRHKVSGPLMRAMKHIPVDRTQGEQAYQLALDSLRGGEIIGVFPEATISQSFTLKSFKSGAARMAQEAGVPLIPVALWGTQRMWTKGHPKDLKRSHIPVTMRVGEPMEAPTDQFAGAITRRLRERVQELLEAAQRAYPAKPRGAEDSWWLPAHLGGTAPTPAQVREAG, encoded by the coding sequence ATGGCTGAGTTCGTCTACCCCCCGGTGATCGGCGCGGCGCACACGCTGTTCAAGGCGCTGGACGTCCGCATCGACATGAAGGGCACCGAGAACATCCCCCGCAAGGGCGGCGCGGTGCTCGTCTCCAACCACGTCGGGTACCTCGACTTCATCTTCGCCGGGCTGACGGCGCGGCCCTCAAAGCGGCTGGTCCGCTTCATGGCCAAGGAGTCGGTGTTCCGCCACAAGGTGTCCGGTCCGCTGATGCGCGCGATGAAGCACATCCCGGTGGACCGTACGCAGGGTGAGCAGGCCTACCAGCTCGCCCTCGACTCGCTGCGCGGCGGCGAGATCATCGGGGTGTTCCCCGAGGCGACGATCTCGCAGTCCTTCACGCTGAAGAGCTTCAAGTCCGGTGCGGCCCGGATGGCGCAGGAGGCCGGGGTCCCGCTGATCCCGGTGGCCCTGTGGGGCACCCAGCGGATGTGGACCAAGGGCCACCCGAAGGACCTCAAGCGCAGCCACATCCCCGTGACGATGCGGGTGGGCGAGCCGATGGAGGCTCCGACCGACCAGTTCGCCGGGGCCATCACGCGGCGGCTGCGCGAGCGCGTGCAGGAGCTGCTGGAGGCGGCCCAGCGGGCGTACCCGGCGAAGCCGAGGGGCGCGGAGGACTCGTGGTGGCTGCCGGCGCACCTCGGCGGTACGGCGCCCACCCCGGCCCAGGTCCGCGAGGCGGGCTGA
- a CDS encoding TlpA family protein disulfide reductase, with the protein MREQGEGPVPRSGERRLGRAELGAEPGERATLVQFSSAFCQPCRATRRILAEVAAMVEGVAHIEIDAEDHLALVRELAVEKTPTVLVLDATGRIVRRAAGMPRKADVIAALGAAV; encoded by the coding sequence GTGCGGGAGCAGGGCGAAGGGCCGGTGCCGCGGTCCGGCGAGCGGCGGCTGGGGCGCGCCGAGCTGGGCGCCGAACCGGGGGAGCGGGCCACCCTGGTCCAGTTCTCCAGCGCGTTCTGCCAGCCCTGCCGGGCCACCCGCCGCATCCTCGCCGAGGTCGCGGCCATGGTCGAGGGCGTCGCGCACATCGAGATCGACGCCGAGGACCACCTCGCGCTGGTCCGCGAGCTGGCCGTCGAGAAGACCCCGACCGTGCTCGTCCTGGACGCGACGGGCCGGATCGTGCGGCGGGCCGCCGGGATGCCGCGCAAGGCGGACGTGATCGCGGCGCTCGGCGCGGCGGTGTGA
- a CDS encoding MFS transporter, translating into MRGFKRYLAAALAGRFASEGMGIALVLLALERTGSAADGAFILTAWLAPHVLAAPLAGAAAARTPRPRLFHVGALVCFTLAVAALSVLVGRAPVAVVIAVAVAGGSCGPMVTGGLSSLVASLVPAGAGRDRAYAWDAATYNAAGVSAPAVVSLIAALGSAGPAMAALACSGAVAAVLAALLPYEDPRARAQIAGPRPTAGGGFAALWRVRELRAVSAATTLAFVGIGALSTTAVLLTVSLGAPGAGGALMTAFAVGALSGSLLLARRRASGRADDPGRLVRWALAGTGVVLTGAAFAPTVPLAAACFALAGLCDGPLLTATLRIRAEHAPDAVRAQVFTLGAGLKITAAAAGAALVGLAAAWPPWTLVLGIAALQLAAALLHRVTAGPRTPAAKPVPAPSAPSAPAVAPVTPQDAPTRP; encoded by the coding sequence ATGCGCGGCTTCAAGCGGTACCTGGCCGCGGCACTGGCCGGACGGTTCGCATCCGAGGGGATGGGGATCGCGCTGGTGCTGCTGGCCCTGGAGCGGACCGGGAGCGCCGCCGACGGCGCGTTCATCCTGACCGCCTGGCTGGCCCCGCACGTGCTGGCGGCCCCGCTCGCGGGAGCCGCCGCCGCGCGGACCCCACGTCCCCGGCTCTTCCACGTGGGCGCGCTCGTGTGCTTCACGCTGGCCGTGGCGGCCCTGTCGGTGCTGGTGGGCCGGGCCCCGGTCGCGGTGGTCATCGCGGTGGCGGTGGCCGGGGGCAGTTGCGGGCCGATGGTGACGGGCGGGCTGTCCAGCCTGGTGGCCTCGCTGGTCCCGGCGGGCGCCGGGCGCGACCGGGCGTACGCCTGGGACGCGGCGACGTACAACGCGGCGGGCGTGAGCGCCCCGGCCGTGGTGAGCCTGATCGCCGCGCTCGGTTCGGCGGGCCCGGCCATGGCCGCGCTGGCCTGTTCGGGCGCGGTGGCCGCCGTGCTGGCCGCCCTGCTTCCGTACGAGGATCCCCGCGCCCGCGCTCAGATCGCCGGGCCCCGGCCCACCGCGGGCGGCGGGTTCGCCGCCCTGTGGCGGGTCCGCGAGCTGCGGGCGGTCTCCGCGGCCACCACCCTGGCCTTCGTCGGCATCGGCGCGCTGAGCACCACCGCGGTCCTGCTCACGGTGAGCCTCGGCGCCCCCGGGGCCGGGGGCGCCCTGATGACGGCCTTCGCCGTGGGCGCGCTCTCGGGGTCGCTGCTGCTGGCCCGGCGGCGGGCCTCCGGGCGGGCGGACGATCCGGGGCGGCTGGTCCGCTGGGCGCTGGCCGGTACCGGAGTCGTGCTGACCGGGGCCGCGTTCGCGCCCACCGTGCCGCTGGCCGCGGCTTGCTTCGCCCTGGCCGGGCTGTGCGACGGGCCGCTGCTGACGGCGACGCTGCGGATCCGGGCCGAGCACGCGCCGGACGCGGTGCGGGCCCAGGTGTTCACCCTGGGCGCCGGGCTGAAGATCACCGCCGCGGCCGCCGGGGCCGCCCTGGTGGGCCTCGCGGCGGCCTGGCCGCCCTGGACGCTGGTCCTCGGCATCGCCGCCCTCCAGCTGGCTGCCGCGCTCCTGCACCGGGTGACCGCGGGCCCGCGCACCCCCGCCGCCAAGCCGGTCCCGGCGCCGTCCGCGCCGTCCGCTCCGGCCGTCGCGCCGGTCACCCCGCA
- a CDS encoding putative leader peptide has protein sequence MRYELLLYGRVHVDLVRYASARCRGH, from the coding sequence ATGCGGTACGAACTCCTGCTTTACGGACGGGTCCACGTCGACCTGGTCCGGTACGCGAGCGCGCGCTGTCGGGGCCACTGA